The sequence below is a genomic window from Marmota flaviventris isolate mMarFla1 chromosome 9, mMarFla1.hap1, whole genome shotgun sequence.
GGTATCCACAAGCTCCCAGACCAAGGAAATTCCTCTCCTGCCTACCCTTCACCTCCATAGTCACACTTAAAGATTGAGATTGTTCAAGTAACAAGGATAGACAAGGGGAAGGGAGATTCCATCTTCATCCAATCTTCCCAACTATGGGCCTGTTAAAAGGGCTTCAAGCCCTGGTCCTGGGTCATCTCAACACAGATTTCTCCCCTCTTTCCCTAGACTATACAGAACAGAAAAGTTGGGAGTGGATTCATCCAGCATTGCCACTTGTTCTAGGCATAAGAGATGAAGTCAGATTCTTTCACCTAGTAGGGGAAGGGGCGGGTCAAGAAGCTGAGCACCATTACCCTTCAGGAGGTCTTTGACAGTCCTGATGGGGTAGAGGTGGGGTGATGTTCTGGCTCCAGAAAGGAAGCTGCTTCTCTGAGAACTCGGCACTATCCTGAACCTCTAGCTTTGCTAGGGAGAACCTTCTCCTGCTTACCCCTTCAAACTTGTCAATTCCCAAGTGATACCGACTGCCCAGGCTGGCACTGCAGCCATCCTGATCCAGCTCCTGTAGGTTCCCCAGGGTCTGGACCCCAGCCCTAGGAGAGGGAGGTGAGCAGATCCTGGTCCCTCAGTTGGCCTTGTTCAGTCTATAGTCTTCCACTGGCTCCCGGCTCTCCACAGCTGACAGGGCGATGAGCATCTGAGCAGCATAGTAGGTGGACATGATGACTACCCGAGAGTATGGCACAGGAAAGCAGAACTTGTTCAGTGCAAGGATCATGTCTGAGATGATAAAGAGCAGTGCACCACTGCCTGCTGCCAGCTCAGTCCAGCGCCAGGCTGCCCCAGCCAGCTGCAGTCCTGCCATAGCTCGCCAGCCCATGAAGCTGATAAGGGCCACATAGACCCCCACCAGGTAGGTGAAGGCACCTGAAAGCCCTGGATAGAGGAGGGCATAGCACAGACCTGACAGCACTCCCATCACCAGGCCTGTCCGGAGAGCCAGTGGCCGCATGCCAAAGGCTGAGGCGTAGAGCATGTGAGTCACAGCAAACATCAGCAGACCTGGGAGTAAGAGGGGATAAGGGATGCTGAAGGCAAGCTTAGTAATTAATGAGTATTGGGGGGGAGTAATCCAACAGATTTTCTATGGAAGTTAACAAGTGCAGGAAAATCCACAAAGGTAATGatcacccctacacacacactcCCCTAAAGAACTTCAAAACTGATCACTAGAGTTCACCTAGTGATCAGGCAGTCCTCCAACAGGGGACCCCACACCACAAAACCCTCTAACTCCCCCATTCAAAAGCTCCCTTTTCTAAATCCTTGCCAACCCCAAGACCCTCtttcccccagccccaggatcccccccaccccaccccaggcagTTACTATGACCACTAACCGTGCACAAAGTAGCCCTGGTCTTGCCAGATGAGGAAGGCATCACCTAGGGCAGAGAAGATGAGCCCCACAAAGATGAGGATGGCGCTGGGGTGGGCCAGCAGGAATCCAAGGCCATGGGCCAGAAGGAAGAGCCAGAGGCAGAAGATAGGCAGGCACTTGATGAGGACACTGACCCACGACGGGCTGGATGAGGGTAGCCAGAGCACAAAATATACACAGGTGGCCTTGAAGAAAGGCACCAGTTTGGGTCCCTCACTCTTCACCTGGAGGATACAGGACAAAGGCAGCACTCAGAGCTTTGGAGTTCAGAAGCTCATAATGGGGCTCAGAGTCAGTACCTTCAACCCAGATATCCACCCTAGAGACAGGCCTATGTCCCCCCATACCACCCCAAACAGGGAAGGGTGATATACAGAAACCCAGTCTGGCCTGCCCCAACCCCCAGCAGAGTCTAAACAACCCATCATCACCCTGAGGCTCCATTTATTAGGAGGGGAAAGGGCTCCATTTGACTACTCTTGGCTCTGGGTCTGGGCCAAAAGCAAGCAGTCTTTAAGAAAGTGTCCCCTTCTGCAACCCAACATGCCTCCCCCTTCTGgtccccttccttttcctccctagGACCCCTTTAGCCTCTCACCTGCCAGCATCAGCACTACCCCAGCTATCTGGAATTGGAATGAAGTCAGTAGGAAACAGACACCCAGACTGGCCAACTCAAGATCCTCAATAATGAGGCCAGGACACAAGCTTAGGGCCTGGCAACACAAGGAATGTGGGAGGGTAGGCAGTGACAACCTCCTCCCACTCCAACTCCTCTTCCTTTTTGGCCGGTCTACTCCTCATTCTCCACTCTACCTGCCTTAGCTAAAGGTGGCATATCAAGACAAGGAGAGGTACTAAGGATGCTAGAGAAACAGACTCATTGGTTGGAAACAAGAAAAATGTCCCTGAAACACCAAGATTTCAAGTatcaggggaaggaaggtgcATGTCTGTCAGTCTTGTTTCCCAGAGAACAAGAGCAACTCAACTACACCAGAAAAAAGCAGGAAGCGGGGGTAGGATGGGGGTTCTTTTCCCAGCTTCTGATCTAGAGCCAGCAAACAGACTGGGAGATGGAGAACTGAGAGGAGGAAATTAGAGCAGCTGACTTGGTCTCAGGCGGATTAGCGGGGAGggtggcaaaagaaagaaaggttgtACCCAACCACTGCAAAGACAGTCCAAGCTGGAGGAGGGGACTGCTACAGATATTTTGCATCTGGGTTCCCTCAAGCTACATTCCTTGGGCTGCTAGTTCAGGGTCTTGGAGGGTGATTTGTAGAAGCTGAGGTTCCCTGTGCACTCACATTCTGCTAAAGTGATTGTGTCTCTGGCTAGGTGAGCTGTCCAACACAGGGCTTTGGGGAGACACTCAAGACTCCTATACCACCAGTTACCCGGGTATGGATCAGACGTGATAAAGGGGACTAGGAAGAAGCAAATGAGTGGTACAGGGTCTAAGCCTGCTCTTTCTTTGCCAGAGGTGAAAGCAGGGAGTAAAGATGAGTTCCTCTACTCCCTGGAAATTTCCTTATCAAGGCTGGTCAGGGTAAGGGCATGGCCAGAGGAGGAGACTGGAAGGGATGGTCAGCTTCACGACATCCACTTGTCAGCCTGTCAGAGCATCAACTGtcctctccatcctcctcccCTAGTCCCATATTTTCTGAGAAACTGGCATTAGGTGGGAAGACCAGTACTAGAtacaagaagggtggggaaacacAAAAAAGGTTCAAGTTGAGAAAGTCTGAAAAGGAGGCGATGTCAAGAGAGAATGACCCATCTTCCCTAGCACATTATCAGGACTGCTTAGATTCAGGGGCGTCCTCTCCTGCGCCTCCGACTTGTTTATAAcgtgaggaagaggagaagaccAACTTGGGACAGGATTCCCGAGCGGTCCCAGTCGCCCTCCGCTCCGCCCTCTCCCACGCCTTCCTGTGGTCCTCCTACGCAGAACCCGTAGGCCCTGGGCAgtcctctccctctcccaggcCGCGACCCCGTCGACCCGCGCCAGACACACACAAGTCAACAAAGTCACGCTTCCGAGTCACGTGCCCAGTGTTTTCCTCCCTCCCGCAAGCGGGCGGGAGGTTGGGGGGCGCTCGGAGGGCGGGCACAGCTGGTCTGGGGAGCAGAGGGCCGTGACAACGCCCGTCTCACGCTGGGGGAAGCCGGCCGCAGCGCGACCCCTGCCCCGCCTCACCCCAAAACAGTTTGGCCTGCGACAGCCCGGTCATCAGGCCAATGGGCTCTGGCCACACGGGACACTGGCTGGCTCGTTCACTCACCACAGTGAACGGGGACACCATGGCGACCGCGGCTGGCACCCGCTCCGGGTTACAGCGGCCAGGTCGCACCCACGGCCAGGTGAGCAGGAGACGACGTAACAAAGCCTGGAGGTGAACGACAATACCTCCCGCGCGCCGGGAGCTCGGAGTTCTATCTGCGAACCCCGCAACGTCACCACAGACACCGCCAATCAGCGGGCCGAAGTCCAGTGTGGGCGGGGCGCTACTGGAGATGCCGGCCAGGCTCTCCCGGCTTCTGCCTGGAGAAATGAGCTTTCTCACTTGGaggcccaggccccgcccccgcccccgcccccgaaCTCAAGCCTGGGCATCCCGGACGTTGAGGTTGACCCGCCCCCCCATGCCTGGGTGAGGACAGAGCTTGGCTCTGCCCTGGACACATTTTCTCATAACCCAGGAACAAAAGGCAATGAAAGGCAGACTCTCTGCAGCCTTTAAACTTGCAGTCCCTGTAGACACAACTGCAATTAGATACAACTCTGAGTACTAATACATCCAAATGGATACACACTGGTCAGCAGACATAACCTTCAACATGagaagagaatatatatataagtacACAGAAGCCATAGACCCATAATTGTAACatatatgcaaacacacacagaaTCACAATTACACTGAAAAAGTATAGACACAAAACCATCAACTGTGGATTGACCCCTACCACAATCaccccccaacccctttttaaaaatttatttatttatttatttatttattttggtctggTACTAGGTTTGAAGGCAGgggcgctttgccactgagctacatccccagccgtttttaaagttttttttgttgttttattttgttttaagatgaGATCTTGTTAATTGGCTGAGGCTGGACCTCTATCCTTTAccacaaaaacagacaaacatgGGCAAGCAGCAGCCCATAGAcccataattctaacacagaaacAAACAGTCATACTCAATTGCCCTTAGACACACACCTCTCACAACTCAGACAActgtaacacatacacacacaaaaaaaaaaaaacaggaatgacATGCATAATTGAGCACACTTAAGAATTCAGAGTGGTGCAAACTAAATAGGCCAGAAATACAAACTAAGTGAATTTAATGTTGACATTAcgtagaccaaaggtacagaagcACATCTGGAACTGTATGAGTTCAGACTCATGGGCAGACTGGTAGGTAATTAAATGGACTGAAATCTAGTCCCAGTTTTGATTGCCCTGTGATTTGATGAATCTCTTCTCTCTGACTTGACTTACTCATCTGTGAGATAAGTGAATGATCTCTAAGCTTCTGCCCAATTCCACCTGACATGTGTaggatggggaaaggaaagggCTGCTGGTTTCAGAAAATTTAAATCCAGCAGACTTGCTGCAGTAGAGGAGCAGAAGCTGTGTTTCTGAATTTGGGAACTGGGGAGAAAAGAATGACCAGACCTAGTTAGCAGTCATCAGGAGTATCATCCTGGAATGGTGACATGGAAGCCCTCCTGCTGGAACCCAGCCTTGTACTGTCCCAGGAGAGTTGCACAGATTGAAATCTCCTGTGAGCCCCTTCCACAATAGGTCTCGTCCTTTGTTTTCTGGGCCCTACCCACCTTTTCCTAAGCCTGTGCTATTGACCTGACACCCACTCAAAGAAGAAATACCCCTCTGCTAGTGACAAAATTGACAACTAGAGTCATGCTGAGAGTGGTggtccatacctgtaatcctagcaactcagcaggctaaggcaggaggatttcaagttcaaggccagcctggacaacttaggcCCTGCctcaaattcctttttctttctttttttttaaattttgtggcactgaaggttgaacccagggtcactttaccactaagctacttccccaaccctttttatttttttattttgagacagagttttgctaaattgccaaggctggccttgtacttgcaatccttctgcctcctcaTCCCGAGTTGCAGAATTATAGGTGTATGCTACCatgctggggaaatagctcagtgatagagcaccatGGTACAATCTCCAatgccacaataaaataaaatagccagaGATTCAAAACCTGATGCAATTAAGTGTGTGAGTCAAGACTTCTCACAGACAGGATGGGAAGCAGCCACCCACAGCCATTGGCTCCTACCCTACAGGCACTTCCACCATAGAACCCTGTGGCCAATGAACTCTGCctgctctgttttctgttttctctgttgtCAGGGGCTGTGAGAAGACCCCCTTAAATGGGGGACTAGAATTGCTGTCTGGCTGGCTggcgtgctcgctctctctctctctctctctctctcacacacacacacacacacacacccctacaaaATGTGCTGCTTGTAAATAACACTGGACTGAGAGAAATACTGTACTTATTATTGGTCCTTCCTTTTCTGTGACTTACTAGTTGTATAATTACCATGCCATCTTTGAAGTCTCAGTTCCCTCATCAAGAAAATGGAGGACTTATACAAGAAGATAGGTGCAAACATTCCAGTTTTCCTGTTCCACCCTCCAATGTCACTTAAGGGATAGTTCTCAAACCAAGAATAGCCAAGGCAgagtatttttcatttctgtgaaccTTCATTTACCTAATTATAAAAATTGAGACAGTTGGACTGGGagtatagctaagtggtagagtgctagcccaGCGTGGGAGAGGCCGTGGGTTCCATTTgcagcactgaaaaagaaaacaggaagaaagagaaagaaggtggACTTTACCAGTGATTCACAAGCAGGGCCTATAAAAATTCCTtgggaagtttttaaaatataaatgtcctTGTCCCACCCTAGCCTACTAATTCatagattttaataaatttacataCACAAATACTTAAACATACAAAATATGAGATCTATCATTGTTATCCACAGGGTTTGACTCAGTACTTGATTACCCAATAGGCAAACTAGCCATATATATGTATCACTCACAAAGCTGAGACATCTTCCCTCTGTGTTGGTTATTCTTCATTTGCACTCCCACCAAGATCCATTCTTGGTCTTTCAAGATCTACCAGACTCttttattctaatcctaacatcCCGCCCTGGGAGTCCAAGCTCTATAGGATATATTACCATGGTTCACCAGGGGTCTGGCTTCTAATGGAGTTCAGCTAATGAGAGTCAGAGACCAGTCTGAGCATGGGAGGAGAACAGATAAAGTCTGCTGAACCAGTCTGAGAAACTGGCAGTTCTAGAAGCTGTACTCCTCCATTGTTAGCTCCAGGCTCCCTTCCTGAACCTTCAGGCCCAGGGTGGTGTCCTGAGCTAGTTATGTCATTAACATAGACTAAACATGTATGTGTCTTTACGCAATGTCTGAACTTACTGAATAACAATGAATTCACAGGCTATACCACTTTCAACAGTGGCAGCTCACTGAGTACCTGTGGGTCACCTGATAGTCCTAAACTGGGCaatcacaattttttattttgttgttgtggttgttttgttttgtcttgtttgagacagggtcttgctaagttgctaagctggcctcaaatttgccattctcctgcctcaacctcccaagttgctgagatcatAGGCTTGGGCCACCATGCCCTTTTATTCTAATCCTAACTACAAATATCTAAAACACTCAAGTCTCACATTACACTTTGCacaatgagatatatatatatatatatatatatatatatatatatatatatatatgtgtgtgtgtgtgtgtgtgtgtgtgtgtgtgtgtgtgtgttacagaaTGGCTAAGAAAGTGTTAAGGCAGCCACAGAGATTTCTGAGGCTAAACTGAGAGCAAAGCCAGAGATCagatataaatgcaaaatatcgCTGAAAGTGGTTAGATAAGATTACAAATGAGCCAAAGATCTTGTTCAGAGCACAGAGCTGTCAAAGTGCAGGAACTTACTCTAGGTCAGAGTGTCAGCTTCTTATGTCAGCTTGGAATGGGCCTATGCAGGTTGTCATGGGCTGGAGAAACCATGCTGTGCTAAAGCCCCTGGACAGAGGATAAAACATTAATTGCTATAGAAATTTTAAGGGCAAGGCTCATGACAGATGACCAGATGACAGGGTCAGTGTGCCTCCTTTTATGGACCCCAGTTGAGAGGGTCACTTCATTCAGTGGTTGGGTGTGTTCCATAAGCTCATGGACCTGGTTTTTCTGAAATGAGTTTGATAAGCCTGTGCATCCATATGTTTCTGATTAATTCAGTAAGTTCAcaggtggtcatttttatttgcatGATTAATTTATTTGTGCCTTAGGTTGTGGTAGGCTGATGGTGGTTGTTAACTTGGTGGTTGTAGATATAGAGTCATTCTACCTCAGCACTTGTACACAAAATGGAATAACTCATGGCAAACCACTGCCAGCTTGAACACTGCTATTTGATTCTTTGTAGAATAACCCAGAGCAGGGTTACTGCTCTCTGCAGTGGCAGGGCCTCTTCATccatgactgattttttttttaaccctgtcCACATCTGTGCAGATAATCATTAAATTCTCTTCAGGTAAATTCTTGAGGTTCCAGCACCCTGATTGATACAGGCACCAACAAACCATTAGCCCACTCCAAAAAGAAAGagcttttcctaattttattcatttgggtaagattttatttgttctaaaaatcaattttatttactattcagtgtttttattttgaattgcaTATTTCAGGGGCAGAGAGTAGAATAGAGCTGGCTGAAAATTGGcaatccttcctttctttttattaatttttttaaattttttaactacatgacagcagtggaaagcattacaattcttattacacatatagggcacaatttttcataaatatgtataaaggtatgttcacgccaatttatgcctttatacatgtactttgttgttgttgttgttgttgcattacaattcttaatacacatatataccacaatttttgtatctctgtatataaagtatgttgacacccaattcaagtcttcatacatgtactttgtataatgatgtccatcacattccaccatccttgctaatcccctgccccctccctttccctcccacctgcaATCCTTACTTTCTATACCCAAAATGACTTCTTAGCATGGTCTTTTTCATGCAGCTTTGAATTGTCTCTGTATTTGTGTCTTCTGTAAGAATATGAGCCCTTtcactcattcatccatccaaCAAAATGTTTACTATGCATCTAATATGTCTTTGAAATGCTAGAGTTGAAAATATTGAGTAAAATGCAGACTCTGTCCTCATGGAGCTCACAGTTCATGCAGACAGGAAGGTAAACAAGTGATGCAGTATGGCAACTGAAATAGTTCAGGTATGAAGATATGTCACAGGTGACATCAAAAAGATATCAGGAACATTCATTGCACCTGTCACGGTTGAGGAAGCTGGGGCTAAATCTAGAAGGATGAGTTGGTCTTAATTAAGCAGACACCAAGGTTATGACATTGACAGAGGAAATTGGATGTGGACATAAAAGCATCAGAGAGCTGGGTGttgtggtgcatacctataactCCAGTGActcaaaggctgaggcaagagaattgcaagttcaaggccagcctcagcaaattagcgaggctctaagcaacttagtgaaaacctttctcaaaattaaaaaaaaaaaaaaacggtgaggggtgggctggggatgcaactcagggATAAAtgaccccttggttcaatccccagtatcaatattaatactaacaataataataatggcataAAAGAGACTGAGTTCAAAGAAGTGCCTCTAGTACTTGGATGAGCAGAAGAGTCAAAATGGAAAGACTACAGAAGTAAGCATGAGCCAGGTCAGGAAGGCCCTTGAATGTTCTACTAAGGAAATTGGACTTGACCTTGGCCAATTATCTTCTGTTCCTTAGTTCTCTCGTTTGTTCTGATTCTCATATACCAGAAACATGGACAATGCATAGAAGAATAATCAACCATCATTCTGGACTTGCCCTGCATCCTCCTGTGGGGCTTTCTCAGTGGCCACCTCCATCTCTGACCTCCATAGTTTTGCCTCAAGATAATTTCTCCTCACTTAGATTGCCCCATATGAGATTGTAATCCACCTCTAAACTGTTTGCCTTTTTCCAGACTGGCTGCCAAAGATCTCAGCTAATTTCTCTGTGTCTGTACCACCCTCAGAGCACTTCTAAGCAACTCTCAGAATCCCTATTCCTAGAAATCTGGGGAGGCAATTAGAAATGTTGAGGGTGTCACA
It includes:
- the Tmem86a gene encoding lysoplasmalogenase TMEM86A; protein product: MVSPFTVVKSEGPKLVPFFKATCVYFVLWLPSSSPSWVSVLIKCLPIFCLWLFLLAHGLGFLLAHPSAILIFVGLIFSALGDAFLIWQDQGYFVHGLLMFAVTHMLYASAFGMRPLALRTGLVMGVLSGLCYALLYPGLSGAFTYLVGVYVALISFMGWRAMAGLQLAGAAWRWTELAAGSGALLFIISDMILALNKFCFPVPYSRVVIMSTYYAAQMLIALSAVESREPVEDYRLNKAN